The Glycine soja cultivar W05 chromosome 6, ASM419377v2, whole genome shotgun sequence genome has a window encoding:
- the LOC114414725 gene encoding bZIP transcription factor 23-like — protein MNFKSFGNETGGGGGRPSGNFSLTRQPSVYSLTFDEFMNSMGGSGKDFGSMNMDELLKNIWTAEEVQTMASAGVAADDGGAGASHLQRQGSLTLPRTLSQKTVDEVWKDISKEYGGLGGPNLAAQTQRQPTLREMTLEEFLVRAGVVREDVKPNDGVFVDLSRVGNNNSDLGLGFQQMNKVAAAAATGLMGNRLNNDPLVGLQSSANLPLNVNGVGASNQQPQMQSPQHQHQQQHQHQQLHQQQQQPQIFPKQSTMTYAAAQMPQGMVRGGVVGLGGGDQSLSVQGGGIGGMVGLAPGSVHVATGSPAANQLSSGDRIGKSNGDTSSVSPVPYVFNGGLRGRKSGGAVEKVIERRQRRMIKNRESAARSRARKQAYTMELEAEVAKLKEENEELQKKQAEIMEIQKNQVKEMMNLQREVKRRRLRRTQTGPW, from the exons ATGAATTTCAAGAGCTTTGGAAACGAGACCGGCGGCGGCGGAGGGAGGCCGTCGGGGAACTTCTCCCTGACGCGGCAGCCGTCGGTGTACTCACTGACGTTCGACGAGTTCATGAACAGCATGGGAGGTTCGGGGAAGGATTTTGGGTCCATGAACATGGACGAGTTGCTGAAGAACATTTGGACCGCGGAGGAGGTTCAGACAATGGCGTCGGCGGGAGTCGCCGCCGACGATGGCGGTGCCGGCGCTAGTCATTTGCAGCGGCAGGGGTCGCTGACGCTGCCGCGGACCCTAAGCCAGAAGACCGTGGATGAGGTTTGGAAGGACATTTCGAAGGAATACGGTGGCCTCGGTGGGCCCAACTTGGCGGCCCAGACGCAGAGGCAGCCAACGCTGAGAGAGATGACGTTGGAGGAGTTTTTGGTCAGAGCTGGTGTTGTTAGAGAAGATGTCAAACCGAACGACGGCGTTTTCGTAGATCTGTCTCGCGTTGGGAATAATAATAGTGATTTGGGATTGGGGTTTCAGCAGATGAACAaggttgctgctgctgctgctaccGGTTTGATGGGTAACCGGTTGAACAATGATCCGCTTGTGGGTCTTCAGTCTTCTGCTAACTTGCCTTTGAATGTTAATGGGGTGGGAGCATCGAATCAGCAGCCACAGATGCAGAGTCCACAGCATCAGCATCAACAGCAGCATCAGCATCAGCAACTACATCAACAACAGCAGCAGCCGCAGATATTTCCTAAGCAGAGTACTATGACTTATGCAGCTGCTCAGATGCCTCAGGGAATGGTGAGGGGTGGGGTTGTGGGGCTTGGTGGTGGTGACCAGAGTTTGAGTGTGCAAGGTGGAGGGATTGGTGGTATGGTTGGTTTGGCACCTGGTTCTGTTCATGTAGCTACTGGCTCTCCTGCTGCTAACCAGCTGTCCTCCGGTGATAGGATTGGGAAGAGCAATGGTGATACCTCGTCCGTGTCCCCGGTTCCTTATGTCTTTAATGGTGGTCTGCGAGGGAGGAAGAGCGGGGGAGCTGTCGAGAAGGTGATTGAGAGGAGGCAGAGAAGGATGATAAAGAATAGAGAGTCAGCTGCCAGGTCGCGGGCTCGCAAACAG GCTTATACCATGGAATTAGAAGCAGAAGTTGCAAAGTTAAAAGAGGAGAACGAAGAACTTCAGAAAAAACAG GCAGAAATTATGGAAATTCAGAAAAATCAA GTTAAGGAAATGATGAATTTGCAACGAGAAGTGAAGAGAAGACGCCTAAGACGAACACAAACTGGTCCATGGTAG
- the LOC114414724 gene encoding THO complex subunit 5A-like isoform X1 has protein sequence MEDGEIEEGSIGGVEEEEQSPEPHKSEESPYEMLRNSKASVESIVADMLSIKKEGKPKQLLRDLVTQMFLHFITLRQANRSILLEEDRVKTETERAKAPVDFTTLQLHNLMYEKSHYVKAIKACNDFKSKYPDIDLVPEEDFFRDAPQDIQDSVLSNDAAHNLMLRRLNFELFQRKELCKLHEKLEQQKKILLETIANRKKFLTSLPSHLKSLKKASLPVQNQLGLHHTKKLKQHHSAELLPPGLYVIYSQLLAQKEAFGEPIDLEIIGSLKDAQAFARQQAHKDTDISTTMESSKLEDDAPDEEEDGQRRRKRPRRVQTKESLDQGGLYQVHPLKIVIHVYEDEASGPKSAKLITLRFEYLVKLNVVCVGIEGSNDGPENDILCNLFPNDTGLELPHQSAKLFVQDAITFNTQRTSRPYKWAQHLAGIDFLPEVSRLLLTDNSGAVKNENVISGLSLYRQQNRVPTVLQRIRARRKAQLALLEQLESLTKLEWPRLPCKSVPWALHTPLCNLGSWSPVRLPPVLRESSSPAVIDKEEHIQEPMDADVIERSGATKAEPQSITEDGELPTLLPKVSKLDLSAQLNLISKSIIPPLNKIRSQSFKKIDDSSDFLLDIESDIDEPAQIEQEHEKSNYHARKSGSWMNYGLKEFRLVLCRKISADESKLNLEAKIKISMEYPLRPPLFALSISCISSGENHDETGLEWYNELRAMEAAVNLHILKMLLVNQQNYVLAHQVNCLAMLFDYYLDEASPSSERTNCTSVVDIGLCKPVTGRFLGRSFRGRDRRKMISWKDMKLNSSCP, from the exons ATGGAAGACGGTGAGATTGAAGAGGGATCAATTGGCGGTGTAGAGGAAGAGGAGCAATCTCCAGAACCGCACAAGTCGGAGGAATCTCCCTACGAAATGTTGCGCAACAGCAAGGCTTCCGTGGAGAGCATCGTCGCCGATATGCTCTCCATTAAAAAAGAGGGTAAACCCAAGCAACTCCTTCGAGATCTCGTTACTCAAATGTTCCTACATTTCATCACCCTCCGTCAG GCTAATCGCAGTATTTTGCTGGAGGAAGACCGCGTGAAAACCGAAACGGAGCGTGCCAAGGCGCCGGTGGATTTCACCACGCTGCAGCTTCACAACCTCATGTACGAGAAAAGCCACTACGTTAAGGCGATCAAGGCCTGCAATGACTTCAAGTCCAAATATCCTGACATTGACCTTGTTCCTGAGGAGGACTTTTTCCGCGACGCTCCTCAAGATATCCAGGACTCCGTCTTGTCGAACGATGCCGCGCACAATCTCATGCTCAGAAGGCTCAATTTCGAGCTATTCCAG cGCAAAGAACTCTGTAAACTTCATGAGAAATTGGAACAGCAAAAGAAAATCCTTTTGGAGACTATTGCAAACAGAAAGAAATTCCTGACCAGTCTCCCTTCACATCTGAAGTCTCTTAAGAAAGCCTCTTTGCCTGTACAAAACCAGCTAGGACTTCATcatacaaagaaattaaagcagCATCATTCAGCAGAGTTGCTTCCTCCAGGTCTTTATGTGATTTACTCACAGCTGTTGGCTCAAAAGGAGGCCTTTGGGGAACCCATTGATCTGGAGATTATAGGAAGCCTGAAGGATGCTCAAGCTTTTGCTCGTCAACAAGCTcacaaggacactg ACATTTCCACTACCATGGAGAGTTCCAAATTGGAAGATGATGCTcctgatgaagaagaagatggtCAGAGGCGGAGAAAAAGGCCAAGGAGGGTTCAAACCAAGGAGAGCCTTGACCAGGGGGGATTATATCAAGTTCACCCACTAAAAATCGTTATCCATGTGTATGAAGATGAGGCTTCTGGCCCTAAATCTGCAAAACTCATTACTCTAAGGTTTGAGTACTTGGTGAAGTTGAATGTTGTATGTGTTGGAATAGAAGGATCTAATGATGGTCCAGAGAATGACATCTTATGCAATTTATTCCCTAATGATACGGGACTTGAGCTTCCTCACCAG TCAGCCAAACTCTTTGTTCAAGATGCTATAACATTCAATACTCAAAGAACTTCACGTCCTTACAAATGGGCTCAGCACCTGGCAGGGATTGATTTCTTGCCTGAGGTGTCTCGTTTGCTTCTTACCGACAACAGTGGAGCAGTCAAGAATGAAAATGTTATATCTGGTCTTTCACTATATCGCCAGCAGAACCGAGTACCAACAGTTCTGCAGAGAATTCGTGCAAGAAGAAAAGCTCAATTGGCCCTTCT GGAACAGCTAGAATCTCTCACTAAGCTTGAGTGGCCTCGTCTGCCCTGCAAAAGTGTTCCATGGGCTTTACACACTCCTTTGTGCAATTTGGGCAGTTGGTCACCTGTAAGACTTCCACCTGTACTTAGAGAGTCCTCATCTCCTGCTGTCATAGATAAAGAGGAGCATATTCAGGAGCCAATGGATGCTGATGTAATCGAACGATCTGGTGCCACAAAAGCAGAACCACAGAGTATAACAGAAGATGGGGAGCTTCCAACTTTGCTTCCTAAAGTGTCTAAGCTTGACCTTTCCGCACAACTgaacttaatttcaaaaagtatcATTCCCCCGCTCAATAAAATCAGgtcacaaagtttcaaaaagATTGATGATAGTTCTGATTTCTTGCTGGATATTGAAAGTGATATTGATGAGCCAGCTCAGATTGAACAAGAACATGAAAAATCCAATTACCATGCCAGAAAGTCTGGTTCATGGATGAATTACGGGCTCAAGGAATTTCGCTTAGTTCtttgcagaaaaatcagtgCAGATGAGAGCAAATTGAATTTAGAAGCCAAG ATCAAGATCAGTATGGAATATCCTCTAAGGCCTCCTCTTTTTGCATTGAGCATTAGTTGTATATCTTCTGGGGAAAACCATGATGAGACAGGTTTGGAGTGGTACAATGAACTTCGTGCAATGGAAGCAGCT GTCAATCTACACATACTAAAGATGTTACTTgtcaatcaacaaaattatgTATTGGCTCATCAAGTGAATTGTCTTGCTATGTTGTTCGACTATTATTTGGACGAGGCATCCCCATCATCTGAAAGGACAAATTGTACTTCCGTGGTTGATATTGGCTTATGCAAGCCTGTTACTGGTAGATTCCTGGGTAGATCTTTTAGAGGAAGGGATCGCAGGAAGATGATCTCCTGGAAAGACATGAAACTTAATTCCAGCTGTCCCTAA
- the LOC114414724 gene encoding THO complex subunit 5A-like isoform X2 yields the protein MEDGEIEEGSIGGVEEEEQSPEPHKSEESPYEMLRNSKASVESIVADMLSIKKEGKPKQLLRDLVTQMFLHFITLRQANRSILLEEDRVKTETERAKAPVDFTTLQLHNLMYEKSHYVKAIKACNDFKSKYPDIDLVPEEDFFRDAPQDIQDSVLSNDAAHNLMLRRLNFELFQRKELCKLHEKLEQQKKILLETIANRKKFLTSLPSHLKSLKKASLPVQNQLGLHHTKKLKQHHSAELLPPGLYVIYSQLLAQKEAFGEPIDLEIIGSLKDAQAFARQQAHKDTDISTTMESSKLEDDAPDEEEDGQRRRKRPRRVQTKESLDQGGLYQVHPLKIVIHVYEDEASGPKSAKLITLRFEYLVKLNVVCVGIEGSNDGPENDILCNLFPNDTGLELPHQSAKLFVQDAITFNTQRTSRPYKWAQHLAGIDFLPEVSRLLLTDNSGAVKNENVISGLSLYRQQNRVPTVLQRIRARRKAQLALLEQLESLTKLEWPRLPCKSVPWALHTPLCNLGSWSPVRLPPVLRESSSPAVIDKEEHIQEPMDADVIERSGATKAEPQSITEDGELPTLLPKVSKLDLSAQLNLISKSIIPPLNKIRSQSFKKIDDSSDFLLDIESDIDEPAQIEQEHEKSNYHARKSGSWMNYGLKEFRLVLCRKISADESKLNLEAKIKISMEYPLRPPLFALSISCISSGENHDETGLEWYNELRAMEAAVSKLKMLLQ from the exons ATGGAAGACGGTGAGATTGAAGAGGGATCAATTGGCGGTGTAGAGGAAGAGGAGCAATCTCCAGAACCGCACAAGTCGGAGGAATCTCCCTACGAAATGTTGCGCAACAGCAAGGCTTCCGTGGAGAGCATCGTCGCCGATATGCTCTCCATTAAAAAAGAGGGTAAACCCAAGCAACTCCTTCGAGATCTCGTTACTCAAATGTTCCTACATTTCATCACCCTCCGTCAG GCTAATCGCAGTATTTTGCTGGAGGAAGACCGCGTGAAAACCGAAACGGAGCGTGCCAAGGCGCCGGTGGATTTCACCACGCTGCAGCTTCACAACCTCATGTACGAGAAAAGCCACTACGTTAAGGCGATCAAGGCCTGCAATGACTTCAAGTCCAAATATCCTGACATTGACCTTGTTCCTGAGGAGGACTTTTTCCGCGACGCTCCTCAAGATATCCAGGACTCCGTCTTGTCGAACGATGCCGCGCACAATCTCATGCTCAGAAGGCTCAATTTCGAGCTATTCCAG cGCAAAGAACTCTGTAAACTTCATGAGAAATTGGAACAGCAAAAGAAAATCCTTTTGGAGACTATTGCAAACAGAAAGAAATTCCTGACCAGTCTCCCTTCACATCTGAAGTCTCTTAAGAAAGCCTCTTTGCCTGTACAAAACCAGCTAGGACTTCATcatacaaagaaattaaagcagCATCATTCAGCAGAGTTGCTTCCTCCAGGTCTTTATGTGATTTACTCACAGCTGTTGGCTCAAAAGGAGGCCTTTGGGGAACCCATTGATCTGGAGATTATAGGAAGCCTGAAGGATGCTCAAGCTTTTGCTCGTCAACAAGCTcacaaggacactg ACATTTCCACTACCATGGAGAGTTCCAAATTGGAAGATGATGCTcctgatgaagaagaagatggtCAGAGGCGGAGAAAAAGGCCAAGGAGGGTTCAAACCAAGGAGAGCCTTGACCAGGGGGGATTATATCAAGTTCACCCACTAAAAATCGTTATCCATGTGTATGAAGATGAGGCTTCTGGCCCTAAATCTGCAAAACTCATTACTCTAAGGTTTGAGTACTTGGTGAAGTTGAATGTTGTATGTGTTGGAATAGAAGGATCTAATGATGGTCCAGAGAATGACATCTTATGCAATTTATTCCCTAATGATACGGGACTTGAGCTTCCTCACCAG TCAGCCAAACTCTTTGTTCAAGATGCTATAACATTCAATACTCAAAGAACTTCACGTCCTTACAAATGGGCTCAGCACCTGGCAGGGATTGATTTCTTGCCTGAGGTGTCTCGTTTGCTTCTTACCGACAACAGTGGAGCAGTCAAGAATGAAAATGTTATATCTGGTCTTTCACTATATCGCCAGCAGAACCGAGTACCAACAGTTCTGCAGAGAATTCGTGCAAGAAGAAAAGCTCAATTGGCCCTTCT GGAACAGCTAGAATCTCTCACTAAGCTTGAGTGGCCTCGTCTGCCCTGCAAAAGTGTTCCATGGGCTTTACACACTCCTTTGTGCAATTTGGGCAGTTGGTCACCTGTAAGACTTCCACCTGTACTTAGAGAGTCCTCATCTCCTGCTGTCATAGATAAAGAGGAGCATATTCAGGAGCCAATGGATGCTGATGTAATCGAACGATCTGGTGCCACAAAAGCAGAACCACAGAGTATAACAGAAGATGGGGAGCTTCCAACTTTGCTTCCTAAAGTGTCTAAGCTTGACCTTTCCGCACAACTgaacttaatttcaaaaagtatcATTCCCCCGCTCAATAAAATCAGgtcacaaagtttcaaaaagATTGATGATAGTTCTGATTTCTTGCTGGATATTGAAAGTGATATTGATGAGCCAGCTCAGATTGAACAAGAACATGAAAAATCCAATTACCATGCCAGAAAGTCTGGTTCATGGATGAATTACGGGCTCAAGGAATTTCGCTTAGTTCtttgcagaaaaatcagtgCAGATGAGAGCAAATTGAATTTAGAAGCCAAG ATCAAGATCAGTATGGAATATCCTCTAAGGCCTCCTCTTTTTGCATTGAGCATTAGTTGTATATCTTCTGGGGAAAACCATGATGAGACAGGTTTGGAGTGGTACAATGAACTTCGTGCAATGGAAGCAGCTGTGAGTAAACTCAAGATGTTATTGCAGTAA